One Leptolyngbya ohadii IS1 genomic window carries:
- a CDS encoding response regulator, which produces MTRTILVVDDEEDVREIVSMGLEMGAGWHILTASSGREAITIAAEEQPDAILLDLMMPDMDGRATLQQLKANAATRSIPVLLVTAKMQQSTQTELQKLQVEAVLAKPFRPLKLAEQIRAALGWS; this is translated from the coding sequence ATGACGCGAACAATTCTAGTGGTCGATGATGAGGAAGATGTGCGCGAGATTGTTTCAATGGGTTTAGAAATGGGGGCGGGCTGGCATATCTTAACGGCTAGTTCCGGTCGGGAGGCAATCACGATCGCTGCGGAAGAACAGCCTGATGCTATTCTGCTTGATTTGATGATGCCCGATATGGACGGACGGGCAACCCTCCAGCAACTCAAAGCCAACGCAGCGACGCGATCGATTCCGGTACTGCTAGTGACTGCCAAAATGCAGCAGTCTACTCAGACCGAATTGCAGAAATTACAGGTAGAAGCTGTGCTAGCCAAACCCTTTCGCCCACTCAAACTCGCAGAACAAATTAGAGCCGCTCTGGGCTGGTCATAA
- a CDS encoding hybrid sensor histidine kinase/response regulator: MSSLSPKADILVIDDKLDNLNLLSAMLVEQGYKVRSVTKGSTGLRGAQAMPPDLILLDINMPEMNGYEVCQQLKANPLTREIPVLFISALEDVLDKVKAFSVGGVDYITKPFQVAEVLARIETHLTLRRLQQQLQAQNVQLQQEVRERQRAEEKFTRAFRSSPTPIAIATLSENRFIEVNSSFLNMIGYTLEEVIGHTGNELRLGIHLDDYEQTVRQIEKTGTIYNLECDFHTKSGEIKTVLLSVELIDLAGVPCTLNLIHDITERKRLENEFISLVSHELRTPMTALLGSLDLLSAGGLGQLTDRGKKVVQIATSNTERLIRLVNDILDLERMKSGKLTLQKTECNIADILTQATEAMQFLADRSQIKLITQPINAVVQADPDRLLQTFTNLLGNAIKFSPAGGTVWLRVELWTGEGSGWVDESMRGRVKESKSGQEYEQLERNEARKTILNPSPSPSGTPSPTYSPIHPSTHPPIHPPTHLPTYLLFTLQDQGRGIPPHKLHQIFEPFQQVDVSDSRQKGGTGLGLAICRNIIEQHGGKIWAESVFGEGSTFYISLPIAGGLE, translated from the coding sequence ATGTCTTCGCTTTCGCCTAAAGCCGATATTTTAGTGATTGATGACAAGCTAGATAATCTCAATCTGCTGTCCGCCATGCTGGTTGAGCAGGGTTACAAAGTCCGCAGCGTCACCAAAGGTTCGACAGGACTGCGGGGAGCGCAAGCCATGCCGCCCGATCTCATTCTGCTGGATATCAATATGCCGGAAATGAACGGCTACGAAGTCTGCCAGCAGCTCAAAGCAAACCCGCTAACGCGAGAGATTCCCGTGCTGTTTATCAGTGCCCTGGAAGATGTGCTGGATAAGGTAAAAGCCTTCTCGGTGGGCGGCGTAGACTACATCACCAAGCCGTTTCAGGTCGCGGAAGTTCTGGCGCGGATCGAAACCCATTTAACCCTGCGCCGACTTCAACAGCAGCTTCAGGCACAAAACGTCCAGCTTCAGCAGGAAGTTCGAGAACGGCAGCGGGCAGAAGAAAAATTTACCAGAGCATTTCGCTCCAGCCCAACCCCGATCGCGATCGCCACCCTCAGCGAAAATCGGTTCATCGAAGTCAATTCCAGCTTTCTCAATATGATTGGCTACACGCTGGAGGAAGTGATCGGGCATACGGGTAATGAACTGCGCCTAGGCATTCATTTAGATGACTATGAACAGACGGTAAGGCAAATTGAAAAGACGGGAACGATATACAATCTGGAATGCGACTTTCACACGAAGTCAGGCGAGATCAAAACGGTGCTGCTGTCAGTCGAATTAATTGATCTGGCCGGAGTCCCCTGTACGCTCAATTTGATTCACGACATTACCGAACGCAAACGCCTGGAAAACGAATTTATCTCCCTGGTCAGCCACGAACTCCGCACTCCTATGACTGCGCTGCTGGGATCGCTGGACTTACTGAGCGCAGGCGGATTGGGGCAGCTCACAGACCGGGGAAAAAAGGTTGTCCAGATTGCTACAAGCAACACCGAACGGCTGATTCGTCTGGTAAACGACATTCTCGATCTAGAACGCATGAAATCGGGAAAACTCACCCTGCAAAAAACTGAGTGCAATATCGCAGACATCCTGACCCAGGCAACAGAAGCCATGCAGTTCCTGGCAGACCGATCCCAGATCAAGCTCATCACCCAACCCATCAACGCAGTCGTTCAAGCCGACCCCGATCGTCTTCTGCAAACCTTCACCAATCTCCTGGGCAACGCCATTAAGTTTTCTCCCGCAGGGGGGACGGTGTGGCTCAGGGTGGAGCTTTGGACAGGGGAAGGGAGTGGATGGGTGGATGAGTCGATGCGTGGACGAGTCAAAGAGTCAAAAAGTGGACAAGAATATGAGCAGCTAGAGCGCAACGAAGCCCGCAAAACCATACTTAATCCCTCACCTTCCCCCTCAGGCACCCCCTCACCTACCTACTCACCCATCCACCCATCCACCCATCCACCCATTCACCCACCTACCCACCTACCTACCTACCTACTCTTCACCCTCCAGGATCAAGGACGCGGCATCCCCCCTCACAAGCTGCATCAAATCTTTGAACCCTTTCAGCAGGTGGATGTATCCGATTCACGCCAGAAGGGAGGAACGGGACTGGGGCTTGCTATTTGCCGTAACATCATCGAGCAGCACGGCGGCAAAATTTGGGCTGAAAGTGTTTTTGGGGAAGGGAGTACGTTTTACATTTCGCTGCCGATCGCAGGAGGGCTGGAATGA
- a CDS encoding DUF5602 domain-containing protein, whose protein sequence is MKKQYRLAFLALGVAVAMLITIGTAQANSIVRGASQPIGQGTASSYVSLNDRGQVSEVGVILSESVLKDLPSQMTEVDLALPPQALSSTPFTHIGLNWNPQGHLPPPIYGIPHFDLHFYTISQATRRQITATDEDAAKAYQIPEASLVPANYVMAPDSAEPGQGSHWVNPNAPEFQGAPHGFDHTFIYGFYDGRMSFLEPMISKTMLEQHQSFDEAIARPARYSPSGVYPNRYSLSYDAQAHEYRITLSDLNR, encoded by the coding sequence ATGAAAAAGCAGTACAGATTGGCTTTCCTGGCACTTGGCGTAGCAGTCGCAATGCTAATTACAATCGGGACAGCCCAGGCAAATTCTATCGTGCGTGGGGCATCTCAACCGATCGGACAGGGCACTGCTAGCTCCTATGTCAGTCTAAACGATCGTGGACAGGTTTCCGAAGTCGGCGTTATTCTGTCTGAGTCCGTGTTGAAAGATTTACCTTCACAAATGACTGAGGTTGATCTGGCACTGCCGCCCCAGGCACTCAGCAGCACCCCATTTACCCACATTGGACTGAACTGGAATCCACAGGGTCATCTTCCCCCGCCCATTTACGGCATTCCCCATTTTGATTTACACTTTTACACCATTTCCCAAGCCACTCGTCGTCAAATTACCGCAACGGATGAGGACGCGGCAAAAGCTTATCAAATACCTGAGGCAAGTCTAGTTCCCGCTAATTATGTGATGGCTCCTGACAGCGCTGAACCAGGACAGGGATCGCACTGGGTTAATCCGAATGCCCCCGAATTCCAGGGTGCGCCCCACGGGTTTGATCACACCTTTATTTATGGCTTCTATGACGGCAGAATGAGCTTTTTAGAGCCAATGATCAGCAAAACCATGCTAGAGCAGCACCAGAGCTTTGATGAGGCGATCGCCCGTCCCGCTCGCTACTCTCCATCAGGGGTATATCCTAACCGCTATAGCCTGAGTTACGATGCCCAGGCACATGAATATCGCATCACGTTAAGCGATTTAAACCGATAG